In Mucinivorans hirudinis, the DNA window TGAAAGCATCATCACGGCAGTCCACGGCTTAACAGAGACTCCTGTTGTCAATCGACCACAAGAAAGCGTGATTGTATATGTCTCCTCTGGTTTGTTGCCAATAGCATCTTCAACAGCTTTTAGAGCATCAGAGTATGATGCCTCTTCATCGCCATCACCTGCCACGTTGACTATAGTGAAATGTTGGAAAACTGGGTGTTGTTGGAGCATCGCACTTAACGCACGTGCCTCCTTAACACCCGGAACCATCCACAACGAATGGCGGAAATTATCTCGATAAGCCTCGGTCGAGTATGGATAATTACTCTCCTTATCAGATTTTGTAATCAAATTCAGAAATGACAAAACATCGCTTCTATGTATAAAATTACCCGACTCATCGGTGCGGAAAAACTCTCTAAAGTTGAACGCCAACTCGCTATCAGCGAATTTTTCGATAAGTTTACCAAGATCGTATGTGTAGATATTTAGTCGAGGCAAAGAGGCGTATGGATTTGGATCGCCAAAATGAGTCAATGACCACTCCGCCTTCGCACGTTGCTCCATAACGTAGTCCCACGTATATATCTCATCCTCCTTGTATTCGTCAATCAAATTAAAAGGCGTACCCGACAAACGTAGCACTTTAGTGGTGTCTTTTGTTAGTTCATACATTACAGCCCTACCAAGTTCAGTTTGTGTACCTTCGTGTGCTTCATCGACAATGATGAAGTTCCACGGAGTAGCGAAAATTTCATTATTCTTATCGAAGTTGCCTCCCACCTTCTCAGACCCACGCAAATCTTGCATTGACGCAAAATAGACATAGTGTTTATCTTCCTTTAAGGCTTGACGCTCCAATGAAGAGTGAGTATCGCCATTGTTCTTTGAACCATAAATGTAGTTAGGGGTATCATAGAATATTTTGGTAAAATCCTCAAACCAACCAGCATCAACCACTGGACGGTGTGTAAGTATCAAAGTGCGCTTAAACTGCATTTCCTTTGTAACTTGCAGAGCCGACAGAGTTTTACCAAAACGCATTTTGGCATTCCACAAGAATTGGTTGCCCTTAGTAAAATGCTTTTTAGTGAGTTTGATAGCCTCTTTCTGTTCTGGACGAAAGTCAATAGGATTTATATCTGTGGATATTTCTGTTGAATTCAACGAGCATCGACCCTCTTTGGCAGCTTTGATAGCATTCTTTACCGTTTCAACGTCTGTTAAAACCCATTCATTCGCTTTACCTTCAATCTCAAACACCTTTCTCTTGATGCCTGAACGCAATAAAACTTCTCGTACAGCTCCATCATTTAATGCACATAACCTACCACCAGCAGTGTATATAGCCAACTCGGTATACAGTAAATCATAAGCAATCCCAGCAGTCTGGGTATATTGATTGATCCGTTTTTTAGCTGCAACATTTAGATTGTGACTCGACGGAGCAAGTCCCCATAAATCTTCATTGTCGTCGGCAGTGGCTTCGCCAACTTTCAAACAACCTTTATGAGCCTCGTCATTAATACGAAACACATAAATTAGCTTTAGTTTAAATGATGATACAAACTTCATATGCTAGTGGTTTTATTTTATCAAATCTATGAAACGGTATTTTCTACCTAACTTTTTTGTAATTGGATCTTTAGCTCTCCAATCCTTTACTAAACAATAGACTCCTGTATGATATAAGAATCCATCTTCCTGACATCCTCTGCAAGGTATTTTAGTAATATCTCCAAACAGAGATGTCTCCTCTATTGTTTTACAACTATTCGGTATAACTCCTTTAAGCCCATCCATCTGCCAAATATTCCACGATACAATATAAGCAATGAATTTCAAAGATACCGGCAATGGATCTTTACCAAACTTGTGCTTGTAATAGTCCTTAAAAGTATATAGCAACGCTTCTCGTGCCAATAGAAGATTGTCTCCCTGATATTCAAAACCATAAATGCTTTTATAGGCTGTTTGTGCCCACTCAAGCCACTCGGTTGATGTTTCCGTATTCTCGCCAACGATACGTAGTTTGCGGTCAAGCAGACCGATACGTTGCTCTATTGGAATAGCATCACCAGTTGTAGCATCGTATCTGCTTACTAAATATGGAGCTTCTCCGCACGAAATTTCCAAGCGATTTTCACGTACATAATCTTTCCATGATTTATCTTCTGGAAAGATTATTGTGTCTGTTACTGATATCCAAGAACGTTTTCCGTCCTCAGAGGTTAACTCTTTGTTAAATACATTATT includes these proteins:
- a CDS encoding putative type II DNA modification methyltransferase is translated as MVSKNLVDIKENDIIKYDKELLPILLKDHSSKKNIIWATDNYAFMGDGYGEADEITVSQITGKNGDIIKPRVDKNKTEQLSRVRDKAEVFTPSWICNAQNNLIDEAWFGRNNVFNKELTSEDGKRSWISVTDTIIFPEDKSWKDYVRENRLEISCGEAPYLVSRYDATTGDAIPIEQRIGLLDRKLRIVGENTETSTEWLEWAQTAYKSIYGFEYQGDNLLLAREALLYTFKDYYKHKFGKDPLPVSLKFIAYIVSWNIWQMDGLKGVIPNSCKTIEETSLFGDITKIPCRGCQEDGFLYHTGVYCLVKDWRAKDPITKKLGRKYRFIDLIK